From the genome of Canis lupus familiaris isolate Mischka breed German Shepherd chromosome 20, alternate assembly UU_Cfam_GSD_1.0, whole genome shotgun sequence:
CCAGGCCTCCCCCTTAAAGGCATTAGGAATTACCCCAGACTGTGGAGGACCAGGCCCCCCAGAACAGGCACTGCCTGGAGGGGTACTTGGTAGAGATGGTCAGAGCAAGCACTCCCTCCACTCCTGGACCCtgtgctccctgccctgcctccacccctcctACAGGGGCAGCTCTAGCTCTTCCTGCATCACTAATGCCTCAGTCCAAAATGCCTACTGCAATCAGCAGGGCTTCTGGCTCCCAGGCAGCCCCTGGAATCGGGGTCACCCCCTGCTCACCACGTCTCAATTCAGTGCAGCCGTCCAGGACCTCTAATCCTTCCCACCCCCTGAAGTGTTGGGAAcatgggtgggaggggcagcGGGGGAGAGACTTAACCCTCAGACCCTGAAGCAACACTCAAGGCAGCCCAGCCCCCTTCCGCAGTCCCCCCACCTTTACCGCATCATGTCTGGTACTTGGGAGCAGCAGAGTCAGGGGTAGGAGCAGAGCAGGGTTGAGGCTGAGAACTTGCACCTCCTGGGGCTGTTATGTGGACAGAACAAAGTCAAGACGTAGAAGTCCTCTGTAACTTATGTGGGCTGTGGCAGCCTCTGTTGCTGGTGATGCTGTATGTCCAGGGGAGGGCTTGGGGAAAGATCTGCTCTCAGGTGTAGCAGATAAGGGCCCAGAGATACAGGGACGATGAGTGACAGAAGACACAGGAAGGTAAAGAAGGTTCCATGGCTGTGCTGTCCTGGGTTTTCCTAAGGTGCACAAGGAAGGGCACAGCCTTTGTGTAGGGAGCCTGGAGAGAGGGCATATAACATAGGCCTGGGGTGGGGCATGGCCTGATGGGTGCCTGGTCCTGTTTGGCTCAGCCTGGCAGGCACCTGGTTAGAGAGAagccagcagccccagcagctgcCCCTCTAAGGTCTTGGTCAGGCAGGCCCCAACCTGGCCCACATAGTGTACTATCCAGGCCTCATGAGTGCTCCTGGAGGGAGGGTGTGATGTGGTGTGGATGGAGAACCGGGCTTGAGGAGGTGGAGTGGCTTGCCCAAGGATGCACAGAGCTGGAGCAATCACCGAGCTAGTGTCCAAGTGCCCCCAGAGCCCTGCTTTGCCCATCACACCACACTGCTTCCCTTGTGGGCATGTGTAGAGGTGCCGCAGGGCCCCTGGCTCCCCACCTCTTCACATCCTCCTTTCCAGGTAGGGACTCTGTCTCATTCCATGGAAGCCAGGGGCTGGCGGCTCCTCTATCAGAAGTGCTAAACTTTTAAGATGAACGCGCAAAGGAGGGTGATGGAAACTCCTAGTTAGagaccaatttcttttttttctcccgttgctcttatttattttttattttttttgatatttgaagCCAATTTAAAGATGATAAAAGTCAGTCTTGTCACCATAGAAAGGGTAGATTTTGTTGAGCAAGGAAGGTCTCGGTCCACGTGGCCTGTATACAGTGGAAGTAGCTGTCCTCATGAGTGCATTTAAGCATGAGTGCAAGACCGTAGGGAGGGTCACATAGACACTGCCAGGCCTGACCTGTGCTCATTTGGACTGGGGTGCGTGTGCCACGCTCCCGCACCTTGCCAACTCACAAAGGACAACTTGCAGTCTCCGTGTGTCACTGGTTCTTGTCCCACTACTGCCATCTTTGGAGCCCCACCCCCAAATGTACCCTGTGCTAAGTGTAGGCATTATCTGAAGTTCTCCCCACGCCTTCCCCAGAGGCAGGTGCCAGTTATGATCCATGTTTCACCAAAACAAAATCAGTTAAAGACATTACCAACTGGTCTCGCCAACTAGTGAGAGCCAGAGCTAGGATGCCACTCTTGTCAATCCAGGCCCCAGAGCCAAACTGTTAAGCCAGGTCTGGCCCACCACCCTGTGCAgtctctttcactgttggtgatTGGTTCTCTCCATTTTGATGAGTGGTTCTGGTGAAACATGAGCCAAAAAGACGACTTGACTTGTCAAGCAGATTGCTAGGATCTAATAAACATACGCAGGTGTCTGACATTTAGAATCACCTCATCCTGTGACCATATTACTGAGGTTACACAAATGTACTTCACATTTTGGTTAGAAGGTTGAAAGCCACAGTGAAGGGGTGATCACTGgtatatttcatttccttcatagaGCAGCACCTAGAAGATTACAACTTTAACTTGTTTCCTATGCTCTGAGCCTATAAGTAATCACTTTCAGTATATTCCAAACATACCACATTAAAGTAGAATGTGCCTAAGGATAAACTAGGTTAGAgactttaaaaagcttttatttcttagtCACAAAAATCATATGCTCTTTGGTACGTGCGTGTTGGTATTCTATATACAAGGATACATGATTTATATGTGCTTGAGTGTGTCAGGCATTGGACAACTTAGTTCTTAAATGAGCAAACCCACCAAAGAATCCATTTCAGAAATGCCGCTTCGATTCATGATAGTCTTTAACTCTGCACGTTTTCCTAATATTCCGTAGACCCCTGGACTCCTCAGCTGACTAATTTGTTTGGGCCCTCTCATGTTCTTTGGTGTTCCTTCTTCCAGGATTAATCAAAGAGAACAGAAACATCTCTCTCTATAAAGACCCAACCCCAAGGCAAGACAGAGCCTCATCTCATTTCTATCAGGTGCCTGGTGATTGAGGTCTGAGCCATGCAGCCCAGCACTTACTTTCATGGCTGCTCTAATTTCTCTGCTTCCCAGTGGCCAGAGGAGTCTTCTGAACTGGGGAGCCTGGAGTATCACCTGCCCTCAGGAACTGTGTGGACAcgccctcccctccacccctttGGCATCCGGTTCCAACCCTGTGAAGGAGAACCTGAGGTCTTAAGGGCCACACATCATTCCCTTGGAGCCAGCATTCTTGGGGATAGAGGAAGGAAAGCCCTTCTAGTTTTTAGAGCTTCCCTGCTGCCacgcccccctccacccccactgaGCTTTAGGCCTAGGGGTTCAAGAGCAGAGCAGAATGTGTTCATGCCCGAGAAGCAGCATCCCACACCAGCTACAGCATTCGGTGACTTCTCCATGAGAATGTGCAAGCCATAAACaaagccctcctcctcctttccagaGCACACAGCCGTGCTCCCATAAGTTCCTGAGCAGTTCTCCAAGCCCAGGTAAGGCCTACAGCTGGAACATGTTGGTGGCCTCCACGTTGTGAGAGGCAGAATAGGTCTTAGAAGCATCCTCAGAAGACTTCCATTGACCCAAGACCCCCAGGTAAGGGAGGCAGCCAATATCCTTCATAAGTTTCCAGAAATTCCTCCGAAACTTCAAGCCAACGAAGGCATAGAGCACAGGATTGAGGCAGGCCCGCAGGTAGGCGATGGCCTCTGTGATTATGATGGCATAGTGGAAGCTGGTCATGGTGTAGTGCTCCCATCTTGTGCTACGGATGAGCTTCACAAGGTTGAAGGGTGTCTGTGTCAGCAGGAACACAGCCACCACCAGGAAGATGATCTTTAGAGACTTGTGCTTCTGGAAGCCTCGGGCATGTAGCAGGGTCTTGATTATGACTGAGTAGCATACAATCATGGCCAGCAGTGGCAGAAAGAACCCCAGTGTCATCTGGGTGGCAAGAACTACAGTGGATATGTCCTCGTCGTGATAACCACAGATGAGCTTGTCGAGATAACAGACTTTGCCATAGATGATCTGTGGCAGGGAAACCAGCAGGGAGATCACCCAGATGAGCAAGCAGATGGCCTTGCCCCAGGCCATGCGCTTGGCCTGCTGGTTGTAGGCCTTGGTGGCCTGAACCACGGCAATGAAGCGGTCCATGGTGATGCAGGTGAGAATGAGCATGGACGTGTAGAAGTTCAAAGTGTAGATGCCCAGTAGGGTTTTACACATGACCTTGCCAAAGACCCACTCGTGAATGCTGGCATAGGCCCAAAAGGGCAAAGTACAGACAAACACCAGGTCAGCTAGGGGCAGGTTCATCAGGAACACATCTGTCAGGCTCTTCAGCTTCTGGTAGAAGAGATATATGACAAGCACCAGGGAGTTCCCCAGCAGGCCACAGATGAACACCACCACGTACACGCAGGGCAGAAAGAACTTGTGGAACTCCAGGAAGTGTTTGTGCCCCTCGCTGCTGTCACTGGACGTGTTGAAGAACTCGGAATCGATGTAGTCATCGTCAGCCATGGCATGCGTTCACGTGAACACCTGGGAGGCAAACACAGGGATTATGGTCAGGGCTGAGGGTGATGCCTTCTGCCCTCCTGCAAACCTGTTGCCCCCTTTTAGGGGGCAAACAGGCATCTCTTGAACCTACTTATGTTGTGCCCAGCAACAGCGTGGTCCAGTAGCCTGGAGACAGCCAGTGCCGAGGGGTAACTGCTCAGGCAGGATGAAGAACCCATAATTAGCCCCCTGAATCCTAAGGATCTCACCCACCTGGGAGATAACACATAACTGACCCTGCACATGATCTAGAAAACCAACTGGTCTTGAAACAAAGGTGACCATGTACTAGAGTGGGGGCAGTGCCCTTCTGGAAGTGCAGAACTGCTCCATGGTGGGCAGGCCTGCCTTCCCTACCCATCCTGTGCTTCATTTACTGTGAAATTCGACCCCTGAACTGCTCTTTGTGGAAGCTAAGGCATTATCCCCTTCCAGGGGGCTCCACTGAGGAGACTTATGGAGACCAGAAGGGGCTTGGGGGATGACCAGGACTTTTCCACCTGGGGAGATAGTCCCACCTCTCTTTTCTTGCCCTCCACTGCCTAGATTTAGATGCAAGAGAAGCCAGGCACAGGAAGTGCATGGCTGCCCAGCACTGTGACTGAGCCAGTGGTGGCCAGGGGGTCAGGCAGCTCTGctcacagcccagcccagcttgCTCTCCATCACCTGGCATGCCACGTTCCACCACCAGGGTCTGGTTTCCTGAAGATTTCCTCATCTTCAGGAATCTTTTAAGATCCCCGGAAGAGACCATTACTTTAGCTTTTGTGACTAGCAGCTTAGATCCAAAGGGTCTCCCTTAACAAATGAAAGATCTGGTTGAAATGGGATGCCAGATGGGTGGGCCACTTGCAGGGGGGCCAGGGCCAGCCTTGCAGAGAGGCTTGTAGCAAAAACCAAACAGCTGCCTTTCTTGCCTGGGGCTCCCAGCCTTTCAAGACCGTCACTTCCCTCTGGCATGGGAGCAGGGTTGGCTGTGGCAGCATGGGCCTTGGGGCTCCAAGCCAGTGACGTGCAGATACCAAGAACCCAGAGGCTCATTTCTGGTGACCCAGTGCCATATCCCACTGGCACCTCAAGGCTTCTCAAGAAAAACAGGCATTTGGTTTAGCAAAGTCAGAATACCAACTGGCCAGATAAGAGCGTATATAAGGAGACATCATGTCTCCTTTTTAATCTAATGGAAGACTTGTCCTGACTGGAGATGTTATCAGCCCTGACGCTACCACCTTGGTCCTCCTGGGGACAGAGCGCCCTTTCTCTCCAAGGAAGGACCTTGCCTTTGGGATTAGATTACTCAGCGAAAGGTCCCTACTCAGACCGCAGAATGTAAGATGTGTAAGGGTGATAGGCTAGCTGTAGTCCTCATGCCCCACCAGCTCTGTGGGCTGCTAGGTTAGGTAGGTCAGATGATGATGTTTATGTCCTGCTTCACGCAGGGACAAAAACATTTGTTTCACCATTTAGAATATGAAACAGGTGGCTTCACTTTGCTTGAAAGTCATATCAAATCTCCATTATTGCCTGACTTACTCTTGCCACAATTAGCATTGGCTGTTACTATCACAATGAATAGATGACCAAAAGAATGTGAAGTTGATCATGATTCTTAACTTTCTTTGATCATAAACCCTTTGAGAGTCTCATAAAAGCTGCACAAATTTTCCTCGGAGTTAACATGTACCCGCCTGTAGTTCTGAGAGCTTGTGAGCCCTTTGAGTCCCTCCGCCACATAGTCTGTGGAACCTTGAATCCACGATGATGgtgcgcatgggtggctcagttagttaagcatcaaactcttggtttaggctcaggtcatgatctcagggtcgtgagggtgtggagcctgtttgggattctctctctccttctctctctgcccctccccaccaaaggaaaaaaaaagaatccataatgagctgtgtgattttgattatatatattttatagtatatattttaaatacatatatttctaaaatatatttataatttgtgtatatacacacgtgtgtgtgtgtgtgtgtgtgtgtgtgtgtatcttaaagtaggctccatacccaacatggggatTGAACCCAtgatcaagagtcgaatgctatACTGGCTGAGCTagtcaggcac
Proteins encoded in this window:
- the CXCR6 gene encoding C-X-C chemokine receptor type 6, which produces MADDDYIDSEFFNTSSDSSEGHKHFLEFHKFFLPCVYVVVFICGLLGNSLVLVIYLFYQKLKSLTDVFLMNLPLADLVFVCTLPFWAYASIHEWVFGKVMCKTLLGIYTLNFYTSMLILTCITMDRFIAVVQATKAYNQQAKRMAWGKAICLLIWVISLLVSLPQIIYGKVCYLDKLICGYHDEDISTVVLATQMTLGFFLPLLAMIVCYSVIIKTLLHARGFQKHKSLKIIFLVVAVFLLTQTPFNLVKLIRSTRWEHYTMTSFHYAIIITEAIAYLRACLNPVLYAFVGLKFRRNFWKLMKDIGCLPYLGVLGQWKSSEDASKTYSASHNVEATNMFQL